In the genome of Cutibacterium equinum, one region contains:
- the tyrS gene encoding tyrosine--tRNA ligase: MSDLLDDLEWKGFVADSTDREALEAHLAQGPVTFYVGFDPTAKSLHIGHLVQLMLVRALQERGHKPLLLVGGATGLIGDPKMTGERQMNDRAVVAEWVESIKEQVSKYVDTEGPNAARIVNNYDWIVEYTALDLLRDVGKHFSVNRMLARDVVARRLDSGISYTEFSYVLLQSLDFYELHKRYGCTLQTGAQDQWGNITAGAEFIRKTTGDVVHGLVTPLLTKADGTKYGKTESGTVWVDPELTSAYAFHQFFLNAEDAKVIEYLKIFSPRSREEIEDLARKTEEEPWRRAAQHCLADDLTDLVHGVEQRKAAEAAAQAIFGRGELRDLGETTVMSLADELGAGHHDGGEYPTIVDAMVAAGIVDTKSAGKRAVAEGGAYLNNVKVTDPDQRLTDDDFLCGRVALVRRGKKTVGALTR; this comes from the coding sequence GTGTCGGATCTGTTGGACGACCTGGAGTGGAAAGGCTTTGTTGCTGATTCCACCGACCGTGAGGCATTGGAGGCCCACCTCGCCCAAGGACCCGTCACCTTCTATGTGGGCTTCGACCCGACCGCGAAGAGCCTCCACATCGGTCACCTCGTCCAGTTGATGCTGGTGCGAGCCCTACAGGAACGTGGACACAAGCCACTGCTCCTCGTCGGAGGGGCGACCGGCCTCATCGGAGACCCCAAGATGACCGGTGAGCGGCAGATGAACGACCGTGCGGTGGTCGCCGAGTGGGTCGAGTCCATCAAGGAGCAGGTGAGCAAGTACGTCGACACCGAGGGCCCGAATGCCGCTCGGATCGTCAACAACTACGACTGGATTGTCGAATACACCGCTCTGGATTTGCTGCGTGACGTCGGCAAACACTTCTCGGTCAACCGAATGCTGGCCCGAGATGTCGTGGCCCGACGTCTCGACAGCGGCATCTCGTACACCGAGTTCAGCTACGTCCTGCTGCAATCCCTGGACTTCTACGAGTTGCACAAGCGTTACGGCTGCACCTTGCAGACCGGTGCCCAGGATCAGTGGGGCAACATCACAGCCGGTGCGGAGTTCATCCGCAAGACGACCGGTGACGTCGTCCACGGCCTGGTCACTCCGCTGCTGACCAAGGCTGATGGCACCAAGTACGGCAAGACGGAGTCCGGGACGGTCTGGGTCGATCCGGAGTTGACCAGTGCCTACGCCTTCCACCAGTTCTTCCTCAATGCCGAAGACGCGAAGGTCATCGAGTACCTCAAGATTTTCAGCCCGCGTTCACGTGAGGAGATCGAGGACTTGGCTCGCAAGACCGAGGAGGAGCCGTGGCGTCGTGCCGCCCAGCATTGCCTGGCTGACGATCTCACCGATCTGGTTCATGGTGTGGAGCAGCGCAAGGCTGCTGAGGCGGCTGCTCAGGCGATCTTTGGACGCGGTGAATTGCGTGACCTCGGCGAAACGACGGTGATGTCCCTGGCCGATGAGCTCGGTGCTGGCCATCATGACGGCGGCGAGTACCCGACCATCGTCGACGCCATGGTTGCCGCTGGCATCGTCGATACGAAGTCTGCTGGTAAACGAGCGGTTGCGGAGGGTGGCGCTTACCTCAACAACGTCAAGGTCACCGATCCCGATCAGCGTCTGACTGACGACGATTTCCTGTGTGGCCGAGTTGCCCTGGTACGCCGTGGCAAGAAGACGGTGGGTGCCCTGACTCGCTGA
- a CDS encoding arginine repressor: MSEGHAAPTSRTARHARIRALIQEGRISSQAELGEILASEGFVASQGTLSRDLVEIGAVRGRDLAGNPCYSIPEGEHPSDVTTGSPAWIKLARMTKELCTEVRNNEYLVVLKTPPGAAQYYGSAIDKAGLDIILGTIAGDDTIALMCATGVDAGELADAFSQMAATGTPAEILSRPVHA, encoded by the coding sequence ATGAGTGAGGGGCACGCCGCACCGACCTCACGCACCGCGCGTCACGCCCGCATCCGCGCGCTGATTCAAGAAGGAAGGATCTCCTCGCAAGCCGAGTTAGGCGAGATCCTGGCTTCCGAAGGTTTTGTCGCATCCCAAGGCACCCTGTCGCGCGACCTCGTCGAGATCGGTGCCGTGAGGGGCCGTGATCTTGCTGGAAACCCGTGTTACTCAATTCCTGAGGGAGAACACCCTTCAGATGTGACGACGGGGTCACCGGCGTGGATCAAGCTGGCACGGATGACCAAGGAGCTGTGTACCGAGGTGCGCAACAACGAGTACCTCGTGGTGCTCAAGACACCTCCGGGAGCTGCTCAGTACTACGGATCTGCCATCGACAAGGCGGGGCTGGACATCATCTTGGGCACGATTGCCGGCGACGACACCATCGCCCTGATGTGTGCCACCGGAGTCGATGCCGGTGAACTCGCGGACGCCTTCTCCCAGATGGCCGCCACTGGCACGCCGGCTGAGATTCTCTCGCGTCCGGTCCACGCCTGA
- a CDS encoding TetR/AcrR family transcriptional regulator C-terminal domain-containing protein — MSLTKSDVVRAGVEILDTYGLGDLSMRRLAERLGVKAGALYWHVANKQTLLAAVSDEILSVDGGPTSVPNRDSGLAEGVDEWARCFRRTLLAHRDGAELVASTISVGLAEVDPAKTLCEFLVAHGCDADRAGGVCRAIVHLVLGHTMEEQTRTQLHDLGVMGEVDLARHDADFDLALGIFIAGMESVL; from the coding sequence GTGAGTCTGACCAAGTCCGACGTCGTCCGGGCCGGGGTTGAGATCCTCGACACCTATGGGCTAGGCGACCTGTCCATGCGGCGGCTGGCCGAACGGCTCGGTGTCAAGGCTGGCGCCCTGTACTGGCATGTTGCCAACAAGCAAACCCTGTTGGCCGCAGTCAGCGATGAGATCTTGTCGGTGGACGGGGGCCCGACGTCGGTTCCAAATAGGGACTCTGGCCTCGCTGAGGGGGTTGACGAATGGGCTCGGTGTTTCCGACGCACCCTGCTGGCCCACCGTGACGGCGCGGAACTGGTGGCCTCGACCATTTCGGTGGGGCTGGCAGAAGTTGATCCCGCCAAGACCTTGTGTGAGTTCCTGGTAGCTCATGGTTGTGATGCTGATCGCGCCGGGGGAGTCTGTCGTGCCATCGTCCACCTCGTCCTTGGTCACACCATGGAGGAGCAGACGCGCACCCAGCTCCATGACCTGGGCGTCATGGGAGAGGTCGATCTGGCCCGACACGATGCCGATTTCGACCTCGCGTTGGGAATCTTCATCGCCGGCATGGAGAGCGTCCTGTGA
- the bioB gene encoding biotin synthase BioB yields the protein MDYIELRSILNGVQDVSSLGRTRALLNLADMTERGLRGESITREEALEILRSSDDELMSIIAAAGKVRRHFFDNRVRLNYLVNLKSGLCPEDCSYCSQRLGSRADIMKYSWASPEKVHEAVEAGIAGGARRVCMVASGHGPSKRDVERVNGMVRSLKADHPDVEVCVCLGFVDDEKAASIKEAGADAYNHNANTARSHYGEICTTHSYEDRMDTVEVLKRNGLSPCSGVIAGMGETDEEFVDVIFDLREHGVDSVPVNFLLPFEGTPLAGGAQHITPQWCLKRLAMVRFVHPDSEVRAAAGREQHIRTMQPLALEVVNSIFLGDYLTSEGAAGAADLQMIRDGGFVPEGADGQPMIHTAVDSHQSADLPLNAVPIRHRGIGTEVPANA from the coding sequence ATGGACTACATTGAACTCCGTTCAATCCTGAACGGTGTTCAGGACGTCTCCAGTCTCGGAAGGACCAGAGCATTGCTGAATCTAGCCGACATGACCGAGCGCGGCCTGAGGGGGGAGTCGATCACTCGCGAGGAGGCTCTCGAAATTCTTCGCAGTAGTGACGACGAGCTGATGTCGATCATCGCGGCTGCCGGAAAGGTTCGTCGCCACTTCTTCGACAACCGGGTGCGCCTCAACTACCTGGTCAACCTCAAGTCGGGTCTGTGCCCAGAGGACTGCTCTTACTGCTCGCAGCGCCTGGGGTCACGCGCAGACATCATGAAGTACTCCTGGGCCTCCCCAGAGAAGGTGCACGAGGCCGTCGAAGCTGGCATCGCCGGTGGCGCCCGTCGCGTCTGCATGGTGGCCTCGGGCCATGGCCCTTCCAAGCGCGACGTCGAGCGTGTCAACGGCATGGTGCGCTCCCTCAAGGCCGACCATCCCGACGTCGAGGTCTGCGTCTGCCTGGGCTTCGTGGACGACGAGAAGGCCGCATCCATCAAGGAGGCCGGAGCCGACGCCTACAACCACAACGCCAACACCGCCCGCTCCCACTACGGTGAGATTTGCACCACCCACTCCTACGAGGACCGCATGGACACCGTCGAGGTCCTCAAGCGCAACGGCCTGTCCCCCTGCTCGGGAGTCATCGCCGGTATGGGAGAGACCGACGAGGAGTTCGTCGACGTCATCTTCGACCTGCGCGAGCACGGGGTCGACTCGGTGCCCGTGAACTTCCTGCTTCCCTTCGAGGGAACTCCCCTGGCCGGCGGCGCCCAGCACATCACCCCGCAGTGGTGCCTCAAGCGTCTGGCCATGGTCCGCTTCGTACACCCGGACTCCGAGGTGCGCGCTGCGGCGGGACGTGAGCAGCACATCCGTACCATGCAGCCGCTGGCCCTCGAGGTCGTCAACTCCATCTTCCTGGGCGACTACCTCACCAGTGAGGGAGCTGCCGGCGCTGCCGACCTGCAGATGATCCGCGATGGCGGGTTCGTTCCCGAGGGGGCAGACGGCCAGCCCATGATCCACACCGCCGTCGATTCGCACCAGTCGGCCGATCTTCCTCTCAACGCGGTTCCGATCCGTCATCGCGGTATCGGCACCGAGGTTCCGGCCAACGCCTGA
- the pheT gene encoding phenylalanine--tRNA ligase subunit beta translates to MKVPMSWLEAMVNLPDGTTTDQVAQALTDHTATVEKVEVVGGELTGPIVIGHILSAVPEPQKNGKTINWCRVDVGPRYNAEGHPKNVEEGVEGRGIICGAPNAVEGAWVVVSLPGAVLPGGFAISARKTYGHMSDGMLCAADELGIGVDHEGIITLPPSVEGHQLVPGEDALPILGVPEEVLDVDVTPDIGYCMSMRGIAREVAHAMSVHFPDPYDEEPVAPVAGPIGVDIQSDACSRFVAVPVSGLDPHATTPRFIADRITRAGMRPINLAVDVTNYVMLESGQPLHAYDADKVSGTIVVRKAHESEHLVTLDGTERTLDPDDLVIADDSGAIGLAGVMGGAATEMTSESTSLILEGAYFDPMTVARTYRRHKLGSEASRRFERGVDPVCAHSAAVRAGELLAQYGGATIGEPTVVGEVPEMAHQTISAELPGRILGTTVSTEEVIEILTRSGVKVTALGDSLSLVPPTWRPDLVDAYDYVEEIGRKIGFDRIEPALPPNLGAAGLTRAQQARRRVLRSVVEAGFVELITLPFIGDKDLETLGISADDPRHATVKIANPLDDTHPYLRTSLLPGLFHAVATNMSRSQDNLAIFESGAVFRAVTPAKAPRPGVDGPPSQEILTEIDAALPAQPRMLAAVVCGNWLPDRWDGDPVKADWRHAVLVAQKAADALGVTLERKADRQAPWHPGRCAALIVDGTVIGHAGELHPTVVSNAGLPQRTCAVEFNLDALVAAAPQGGQVDAISSFPVAKEDVALVVDQSVASEDVRQALIEGAGPLLESVELFDVYEGEQVGQGHKSLAFNLRLRAADRTLTDAEAAEARDAAVARAKEVCGAQLRS, encoded by the coding sequence ATGAAGGTACCCATGTCATGGCTGGAAGCCATGGTCAACCTGCCTGACGGCACCACCACTGACCAGGTGGCCCAGGCCCTCACCGATCACACCGCGACCGTCGAGAAGGTCGAGGTCGTGGGGGGCGAATTGACCGGCCCGATCGTCATCGGTCATATCCTTTCTGCGGTGCCTGAGCCGCAGAAGAACGGCAAAACCATCAATTGGTGCCGAGTCGATGTCGGGCCCAGGTACAACGCTGAGGGACACCCCAAGAACGTCGAGGAGGGCGTCGAGGGACGCGGCATCATCTGTGGCGCTCCCAATGCCGTCGAAGGCGCGTGGGTCGTCGTCTCCCTGCCCGGGGCCGTGCTGCCCGGCGGGTTCGCCATCAGTGCTCGCAAGACCTACGGACACATGTCCGACGGCATGCTCTGCGCCGCCGACGAGCTGGGTATCGGTGTCGACCACGAGGGAATCATCACCCTGCCGCCTTCTGTCGAGGGCCATCAGCTGGTTCCCGGCGAGGATGCCCTGCCGATTCTCGGGGTGCCTGAAGAGGTTCTTGACGTCGACGTCACCCCCGACATCGGTTACTGCATGTCGATGCGCGGTATTGCCCGCGAGGTGGCCCATGCCATGTCCGTGCACTTTCCGGATCCCTACGACGAGGAGCCGGTCGCCCCGGTTGCGGGTCCGATTGGGGTGGACATTCAGTCCGATGCCTGCAGCCGGTTCGTCGCGGTGCCGGTGAGTGGCCTGGACCCGCACGCCACGACCCCGCGCTTCATCGCCGACAGGATTACTCGCGCGGGGATGCGTCCGATCAACCTAGCCGTCGACGTCACCAACTACGTCATGCTGGAGTCCGGTCAGCCCCTGCACGCCTACGATGCCGACAAGGTGAGCGGGACGATCGTGGTCCGCAAGGCCCACGAGTCAGAGCATCTGGTTACCCTTGACGGCACCGAGCGCACCCTCGATCCTGACGATCTGGTCATCGCTGACGACTCGGGTGCCATTGGCCTGGCCGGGGTCATGGGTGGTGCCGCCACCGAGATGACCAGTGAGTCCACCTCTCTCATCCTTGAGGGTGCGTACTTTGATCCCATGACGGTGGCCCGGACGTACCGACGCCACAAGCTCGGTTCAGAGGCCTCCCGGCGCTTCGAGCGTGGCGTCGATCCGGTGTGCGCTCACAGTGCTGCGGTCCGTGCGGGCGAGCTGCTGGCTCAGTACGGCGGTGCAACCATCGGCGAGCCGACTGTCGTCGGTGAGGTTCCTGAGATGGCCCACCAGACCATCAGCGCTGAGCTGCCGGGCCGCATTCTTGGCACCACGGTGTCCACCGAGGAAGTCATCGAGATCCTGACCCGCTCAGGTGTCAAGGTGACCGCGCTGGGCGATTCTCTCAGCCTCGTCCCGCCGACCTGGCGTCCAGACCTCGTTGACGCATATGACTACGTCGAGGAGATCGGGCGCAAGATCGGCTTCGACCGTATCGAGCCTGCTCTTCCCCCCAACCTGGGAGCCGCTGGCCTCACGAGGGCCCAGCAGGCTCGTCGTCGTGTGTTGCGTTCGGTTGTCGAGGCCGGCTTCGTCGAGCTCATCACCTTGCCCTTCATCGGCGACAAGGATCTCGAGACCCTCGGCATCAGCGCCGATGATCCGCGTCATGCGACGGTCAAGATCGCCAATCCTCTCGACGACACTCACCCCTATCTGCGCACCAGCCTCTTGCCGGGACTTTTCCACGCCGTCGCGACGAACATGTCGCGCTCCCAGGACAATCTCGCGATCTTCGAGAGTGGTGCGGTGTTCCGTGCCGTGACCCCGGCCAAGGCCCCCCGCCCCGGTGTCGACGGGCCTCCCTCTCAGGAGATCCTGACCGAGATTGACGCTGCCCTGCCTGCCCAGCCGCGCATGCTCGCTGCGGTGGTCTGCGGCAACTGGCTGCCTGATCGTTGGGACGGCGATCCGGTCAAGGCCGATTGGCGTCATGCGGTTCTGGTGGCTCAGAAGGCCGCCGACGCCCTCGGTGTCACCCTGGAGCGCAAAGCCGACCGCCAGGCCCCCTGGCATCCAGGACGCTGCGCCGCCCTCATCGTGGATGGCACGGTCATCGGTCACGCCGGTGAGCTTCACCCGACTGTGGTGTCGAATGCTGGCCTTCCCCAGCGCACCTGCGCCGTCGAGTTCAACCTTGACGCCTTGGTCGCAGCCGCCCCCCAAGGTGGCCAGGTCGACGCCATCTCGAGCTTCCCGGTGGCCAAGGAAGATGTCGCCCTCGTCGTGGACCAGTCCGTTGCCAGCGAGGATGTCCGTCAGGCTCTCATCGAGGGAGCTGGGCCGTTGCTGGAGTCCGTCGAACTGTTCGACGTCTACGAGGGAGAACAGGTCGGGCAGGGGCACAAGTCGCTGGCGTTCAACCTGAGGCTGCGTGCTGCTGATCGGACTCTCACTGACGCTGAGGCAGCTGAGGCTCGTGACGCTGCGGTGGCGCGCGCCAAGGAAGTCTGCGGAGCTCAGTTGCGATCCTGA
- the pheS gene encoding phenylalanine--tRNA ligase subunit alpha: MSGPNTNHDPVQVSTLDADQIEARVAEALAAIAGASSAAELKQVRIAHTGDKSPLALANRGIGALPPADRKDAGKRIGQARGRVNQALQARQEELTQAELEARLAAETTDVTLPVAMSPQGATHPITALIDDVCDVFTAMGWDVAEGPEAEAEWFNFDALNLGSDHPARALQDTLWLDPVSDGKCMRTATSPVQIHTLLTQTPPVRIISPGKVFRADEYDATHLPVFHQVEGLCVDKGITMGHLKGTVDAFARAMFGDVSTRFRPHYFPFTEPSAEVDLECFVCHGASVGNPDRPCRTCRSEGWIEWGGCGIVNPRVLVACGIDTDVYSGFAFGMGIDRTVMFRNNAPDLRDFVEGDVRFSRSLKGGAR; the protein is encoded by the coding sequence ATGAGTGGCCCCAACACGAATCATGACCCGGTGCAGGTGAGCACCCTGGACGCTGACCAGATCGAGGCTCGAGTGGCCGAGGCCCTGGCGGCGATCGCCGGGGCGTCCTCCGCTGCCGAGCTCAAGCAGGTGCGCATCGCCCACACTGGCGACAAGTCCCCGTTGGCCTTGGCCAACCGCGGGATCGGTGCTCTGCCTCCGGCCGACCGCAAGGACGCCGGAAAGCGAATCGGTCAGGCGCGTGGCCGCGTCAACCAGGCTCTCCAGGCTCGCCAGGAGGAGTTGACTCAGGCAGAGCTGGAGGCGCGGCTCGCCGCCGAGACCACCGACGTCACCCTGCCCGTCGCCATGTCACCGCAGGGAGCCACCCACCCGATCACGGCCCTTATCGACGATGTCTGCGACGTCTTCACAGCCATGGGTTGGGACGTCGCGGAGGGCCCGGAGGCCGAGGCCGAGTGGTTCAACTTCGACGCGTTGAACCTTGGCAGCGACCATCCTGCCCGCGCCTTGCAAGACACGTTGTGGCTCGATCCGGTCAGCGACGGCAAGTGCATGCGCACGGCCACCAGCCCGGTACAGATTCACACCCTGCTCACGCAAACCCCGCCGGTACGCATCATCAGCCCCGGCAAGGTCTTTCGCGCTGACGAGTACGACGCCACCCACCTGCCGGTGTTCCACCAGGTCGAGGGCCTGTGCGTCGACAAGGGCATCACGATGGGTCACCTCAAGGGCACCGTCGACGCCTTCGCTCGCGCCATGTTCGGTGATGTGAGTACCCGCTTCCGTCCGCACTACTTCCCGTTCACCGAGCCCAGCGCCGAGGTCGATCTGGAATGTTTCGTGTGCCACGGTGCCTCGGTCGGCAATCCCGACCGTCCGTGTCGTACCTGTCGCTCCGAGGGATGGATCGAGTGGGGCGGCTGCGGCATCGTCAACCCGCGGGTGCTCGTCGCCTGCGGCATCGACACCGACGTCTACTCCGGATTCGCCTTCGGTATGGGTATTGACCGCACAGTGATGTTCCGCAACAACGCCCCTGACCTGCGTGACTTCGTCGAGGGTGACGTCCGATTCAGCCGCTCACTCAAGGGAGGAGCACGATGA
- a CDS encoding TrmH family RNA methyltransferase → MGMTDGPNDDRSRWDRISKGSLRSARRLSSRRGREESGLFLVEGAQAVREALKWPGKVNLLATSDPVRDADHVEAAQRRGIRVALLTDGDVNALSDTVTSQGVFAVCRQVTRHELPDRDLRLAVICAQVRDPGNAGTVIRCADAFGADCVILTRGSVDPHNPKTVRSSVGSIFHLPVIVGVDLADAVEWAHNHQMTVLAADGGGHSLDAVARSGRLKKPIAWLMGNEAWGLPQEDRALADEVVGVPMWGSAESLNLSTAAAVVLYATASEQRA, encoded by the coding sequence GTGGGCATGACTGACGGGCCGAACGACGACCGCTCGAGGTGGGATCGCATCTCGAAGGGGTCGCTGCGTTCGGCCCGTCGTCTGTCATCTCGACGCGGACGTGAGGAATCCGGACTTTTCCTCGTCGAAGGTGCACAGGCGGTACGCGAGGCGCTGAAATGGCCAGGCAAGGTGAACTTGCTGGCCACATCCGATCCGGTGCGTGACGCCGACCATGTCGAGGCCGCCCAACGTCGTGGCATTCGGGTGGCTCTCCTGACTGACGGGGACGTCAATGCCTTGTCCGACACCGTCACCAGCCAGGGGGTCTTCGCCGTCTGCCGTCAGGTCACCCGCCACGAACTGCCCGACAGGGACCTCCGTCTGGCCGTCATCTGCGCTCAGGTCCGTGACCCCGGTAACGCCGGAACGGTGATCCGCTGCGCCGATGCGTTCGGCGCCGATTGCGTGATCCTGACGCGCGGGTCGGTGGACCCGCACAACCCCAAGACGGTCCGGTCCTCGGTGGGGTCGATCTTCCACCTGCCCGTCATCGTCGGAGTCGACCTTGCCGATGCCGTCGAATGGGCTCACAACCACCAGATGACGGTGCTTGCCGCTGATGGGGGAGGACACAGCCTCGACGCCGTCGCCAGGTCAGGACGTCTCAAGAAACCCATTGCGTGGCTGATGGGCAACGAGGCGTGGGGACTGCCGCAGGAAGACCGGGCCCTGGCTGACGAGGTCGTCGGGGTTCCGATGTGGGGATCTGCTGAGTCCCTCAACCTGTCCACCGCTGCTGCCGTGGTGTTGTATGCCACGGCCAGTGAACAGCGCGCCTGA
- the rplT gene encoding 50S ribosomal protein L20, with the protein MARVKRSVNAKKKRREVLDQASGYRGQRSRLYRKAKEQTLHSATYSFRDRRAKKGDFRSLWIQRINAASRAQGMTYNRFINGLKNAGIEVDRKMLAELAVSDIDAFNSLVEVAKANQPQNAAA; encoded by the coding sequence ATGGCACGCGTGAAGCGTTCTGTGAATGCCAAGAAGAAGCGTCGTGAGGTCCTCGACCAGGCCTCCGGCTACCGCGGACAGCGTTCCCGCCTGTACCGCAAGGCCAAGGAGCAGACCCTCCATTCGGCCACCTACTCGTTCCGCGACCGTCGCGCCAAGAAGGGCGACTTCCGCTCGCTGTGGATCCAGCGCATCAACGCTGCCTCCCGCGCTCAGGGCATGACCTACAACCGTTTCATCAACGGTCTGAAGAATGCCGGCATTGAGGTTGACCGCAAGATGCTCGCCGAGCTGGCCGTCTCCGACATTGACGCCTTCAACAGCCTCGTCGAGGTCGCCAAGGCCAACCAGCCTCAAAACGCTGCTGCCTGA
- the rpmI gene encoding 50S ribosomal protein L35, producing MPKMKSHSGTKKRFKVTGSGKVTARKAGKRHLNEHKSSRVTRRLTGETVLPKGEAAKVKKLLAGHPGR from the coding sequence ATGCCCAAGATGAAGAGCCACTCCGGGACGAAGAAGCGTTTCAAGGTCACCGGCTCCGGCAAGGTCACCGCTCGCAAGGCAGGCAAGCGCCACCTCAACGAGCACAAGTCCTCGCGCGTCACTCGCCGTCTGACCGGCGAGACCGTGCTGCCCAAGGGGGAAGCCGCCAAGGTCAAGAAGCTGCTTGCCGGCCACCCCGGCCGCTGA
- the infC gene encoding translation initiation factor IF-3: MRLVGPKGEQVGIVRVEQALQLAREQDLDLVEVAPQARPPVVKLMDYGKFKYEAAQKARESRRNQANSVIKEMKLRPKIDDHDYETKKSHVLRFLKAGDKVKITIMFRGREQSRPELGVNLLSRLADDLAEYATVESPPKQEGRNMLMILAPTRKKNEAKADQKAERDRRAAERAEAAEADKAYEAAQRAAAGTAKKKKKKGPVDNMDPDIDL, encoded by the coding sequence GTGCGCCTGGTCGGCCCCAAGGGCGAACAGGTCGGCATCGTCAGGGTTGAGCAGGCCCTGCAGCTCGCCCGCGAGCAGGACCTCGATCTGGTCGAGGTGGCTCCGCAGGCCCGGCCCCCTGTCGTCAAGCTCATGGACTACGGCAAGTTCAAGTACGAGGCGGCACAGAAGGCCCGGGAGTCGCGACGCAACCAGGCGAACTCCGTCATCAAGGAGATGAAGCTGCGTCCCAAGATCGACGACCACGACTACGAGACCAAGAAGAGCCACGTCCTGCGGTTCCTCAAGGCCGGCGACAAGGTCAAGATCACGATCATGTTCCGTGGCCGTGAACAGTCCCGTCCGGAACTCGGCGTCAATCTGCTGAGTCGTCTTGCTGACGATCTGGCTGAGTACGCGACCGTTGAGTCCCCTCCCAAGCAGGAGGGTCGCAACATGCTCATGATCCTTGCCCCGACTCGCAAGAAGAACGAGGCCAAGGCGGATCAGAAGGCTGAGCGCGACCGTCGCGCTGCTGAGCGTGCCGAGGCTGCTGAGGCTGACAAGGCCTACGAGGCTGCTCAGCGGGCTGCTGCCGGCACCGCCAAGAAAAAGAAGAAGAAGGGTCCTGTCGACAACATGGACCCCGACATCGACCTCTGA
- a CDS encoding SseB family protein produces MGDADPRVRAALAACLTDDPDAYRNAYLEAVSTLCAGARLFMPVMADEAGEIGAVKMSNEQGSTALLAFTGIDSLTAWDSRARPVPGSLPDLAATVTEVQADALLIDVAGPAPLVMGPEVLGPVEHGGKLVKFDDGWGWVRGEDLS; encoded by the coding sequence ATGGGGGACGCCGATCCCCGGGTGCGCGCTGCCCTGGCAGCCTGTCTGACTGACGACCCCGACGCATATCGCAACGCCTACCTCGAAGCGGTGTCCACCTTGTGTGCGGGGGCCCGTCTCTTCATGCCAGTCATGGCTGACGAGGCCGGTGAGATTGGTGCGGTCAAGATGTCCAACGAGCAGGGGAGTACAGCCTTGCTGGCCTTCACCGGCATCGACTCCCTGACAGCATGGGATTCTCGTGCCAGACCAGTTCCCGGTTCGCTCCCCGATCTGGCCGCCACCGTCACCGAGGTTCAGGCCGACGCCCTCCTCATCGACGTCGCGGGTCCGGCGCCACTGGTCATGGGGCCAGAGGTCCTCGGCCCGGTCGAGCACGGCGGAAAACTCGTGAAGTTTGACGACGGTTGGGGTTGGGTGCGTGGCGAGGACCTGTCCTGA
- the hisG gene encoding ATP phosphoribosyltransferase, whose product MSELLRVAIPNKGALSEAASSLLTEAGYRQRSDRKDLTLVDEANGVEFFYLRPRDIAVYVGEGTLDIGITGRDLLLDSGADAVEIKGLGFGHSRFRFAAPKGPENTVEGLSGKRIATSYPGLLGAFLAKSGIDAHLIHLDGAVESSIRLGVADAIADVVETGTTLRKAGLEVFGDVILESEAVLIGRRDFTGGTTFDHFMRRIDGVQVARSYVMVDYDVPAEALSAVTELTPGLEAPTVSPLSKDGWYAVRAMVPRQDVQGLMDELWDAGARAILSTELSACRL is encoded by the coding sequence ATGTCCGAATTGCTGCGCGTCGCAATACCGAACAAGGGTGCCCTGTCAGAAGCGGCGTCCTCCCTGCTGACCGAGGCTGGTTACCGTCAACGCTCCGATCGCAAGGACCTCACCCTGGTCGACGAGGCCAATGGGGTGGAGTTCTTCTACCTGCGACCCCGTGACATCGCGGTCTACGTCGGCGAGGGAACCCTCGACATCGGTATCACCGGCCGTGACCTGCTGCTGGATTCAGGTGCCGACGCCGTTGAGATCAAGGGCCTGGGTTTTGGTCACTCACGGTTCCGTTTCGCCGCACCGAAGGGCCCCGAGAACACCGTGGAGGGTCTGTCAGGTAAGCGCATCGCGACGTCGTACCCGGGCCTGCTCGGGGCTTTCCTGGCCAAGAGCGGTATCGACGCGCACCTCATTCACCTCGACGGTGCCGTCGAGTCCTCGATCCGGCTCGGGGTGGCTGACGCCATCGCCGACGTCGTCGAGACCGGGACCACCCTGCGCAAGGCGGGCCTCGAGGTGTTCGGAGACGTCATCCTGGAATCCGAGGCCGTGCTCATTGGGCGCCGAGACTTCACTGGTGGCACGACTTTCGACCATTTCATGCGTCGCATCGACGGGGTCCAGGTGGCCCGCAGCTACGTCATGGTCGACTACGACGTGCCAGCCGAGGCCCTCAGCGCCGTCACCGAGCTGACCCCAGGCCTGGAAGCCCCGACCGTCTCACCGTTGTCCAAGGACGGCTGGTATGCCGTACGCGCCATGGTTCCCCGCCAGGACGTGCAAGGACTCATGGATGAGCTGTGGGACGCCGGTGCCCGCGCCATCTTGTCGACCGAGCTGTCTGCCTGCCGACTGTGA